CGCGAATGAAAGCAACAAATTCTTGTCTTTCTTCTTACTTCTATATTGAACATCAATTTCAGTAACTACAGTAACGATAACCTCTTCGCATATAGTCACCgactgtataaataaatactttctatgaaaatacgaccctataaattataatttacagatATTTTCAAGTTCTCGAACAAATGTTGTCAAACATCATCCATCTTTAATTCATGTCTGTCTAAAAACATGTTCTGAATAACAAGTATCTTATTTTCGAGTAAATCAGCAATTttctaattgaaattgaaattttcttattgtCCGCTTTCTCCAGAGAATTCTccagatataaaataaaaagaatgaatgaaaatttttgttaaattttattttgatacatCTAACGCTGTATCTTCTATGGTTGTAAAAGTGGGTTGCTTTCgtgtcatttttatattcatagtATTCACCGCGAAAATTTGCTACGTAGACGAAAACAGATTGGGAATGGGAATATTTGTTAagatttgcatttttaaacaGGATACGTTAATCgtaaattgaattgtattaACAAATGTAACGTAATTTGTTGCTCGATCATAACCAGCGATGTGAACATACCGATTAGATGAAACAaacacgttttattttataacaaaaacacacatattaaaaaaatggaagaaagttCGGTTTTATGGATGCTTTCCTTGGTAATGCTGATCGGTTCCTGTATAGCTGGATCCTTGCCTTTAGTGATGAACTTATCCGAGGTAATTTGTGTTACATTGCATGATAAACCAAaggataaaaaatgatatttatctATCATTTCCTGTAATTGTCATGCGCTTGAACTACTGGTTACAGATCCTACAAAGAACTCCATGATCATGAACATCATGAACCTTTAATCTTTCTAGGACAAATTGCATCTGGTTTCGATACTTGGTGCTGGACTTCTTGTAGGGACTGCGCTAGCCGTGATTATACCTGAAGGTATAAGAGTATTGTTTACTGGTGGGAGCAACAGTGACCAAGGATTACACAGTTAGTATCTTATAACGTACTAATTCAGCtgatcaatttattaaaaagttttttttatagcaaattaaaatattgagaggtttaattttaatcttgattaattttaatgtattttatagtTATTGATTTTTGTCTTTTTAGATGAACCTCATTCCTTAATAGGCATTACTTTAATACTTGGTTTCGTATTTATGCTTCTGGTTGATCAGTGTTCAGCTAGAAGGAGCGGAGGAAGGGAAAGGAGCGTTACAGCTACTTTGGGCCTTGTGGTTCATGCAGCAGCTGATGGAATAGCATTAGGAGCTGCTGCAACTACGTCACAGGCTGATGtagaattaattgtatttttagcaATAATGTTGCATAAGGTAAAACCAATGAAGCTTTATAAGAATGTTTATCTAGGAtagtatacaaatttgtaatttatattaaatgaataagtTAAAAACATTTGTAGGCACCTGCTGCATTTGGTCTTGTGTCATTTTTACTTCACGAGGGAGTagatagaaaaagaataagCAGACATCTATTAGTATTTTCGTTTGCTGCACCTTGCCTTGCTCTTATAACATATTTTGGTATTGGAAAGGTAAACTTTTGCAAGCTtacacaatttaattaataatactcggatttctacaatttcttaaattgttatacttttgttttagGAAGGAAAGGAAACCCTTAGCAATGTCAATGCAACTGGCTTAGCAATGTTGTTTAGCGCGGGTACATTCCTATATGTTGCAACTGTGCATGTGCTACCAGAATTAATGACAAGAAATAACAACTACACCCATCTACCAACTTCTGAGAATGTAACAGTCTCTTCTTCTGGACTCAAAGTCAAAGAAATATTAGTTTTAGTGATGGGTTCACTTTTACCTGCATTAATTACAACTGGTCATCATCATTGACAAAGTGTACAAAACAACGCATCTGTGTTTCACTGTGTATAGTATAAAATGTCTCCCTTATTAAAgggtataattttatatgtattcta
The sequence above is drawn from the Hylaeus volcanicus isolate JK05 chromosome 2, UHH_iyHylVolc1.0_haploid, whole genome shotgun sequence genome and encodes:
- the LOC128872078 gene encoding zinc transporter ZIP9 isoform X1; this translates as MEESSVLWMLSLVMLIGSCIAGSLPLVMNLSEDKLHLVSILGAGLLVGTALAVIIPEGIRVLFTGGSNSDQGLHNEPHSLIGITLILGFVFMLLVDQCSARRSGGRERSVTATLGLVVHAAADGIALGAAATTSQADVELIVFLAIMLHKAPAAFGLVSFLLHEGVDRKRISRHLLVFSFAAPCLALITYFGIGKEGKETLSNVNATGLAMLFSAGTFLYVATVHVLPELMTRNNNYTHLPTSENVTVSSSGLKVKEILVLVMGSLLPALITTGHHH
- the LOC128872078 gene encoding zinc transporter ZIP9 isoform X2; the protein is MLLVDQCSARRSGGRERSVTATLGLVVHAAADGIALGAAATTSQADVELIVFLAIMLHKAPAAFGLVSFLLHEGVDRKRISRHLLVFSFAAPCLALITYFGIGKEGKETLSNVNATGLAMLFSAGTFLYVATVHVLPELMTRNNNYTHLPTSENVTVSSSGLKVKEILVLVMGSLLPALITTGHHH